The window AAACCCACTGCATTGATGCAGTATTGCATGATGAATACATAGTCATGCAAGGCGAACCGGGAGAACTGAAACATCTAAGTACCCCGAGGAAAAGAAATCAACCGAGATTTCCTTAGTAGCGGCGAGCGAACGGGAATTAGCCCTTAAGTTTCTTGGAAGTTAGTGGAACAGTCTGGAAAGGCTGGCGGCACAGGGTGATAGCCCCGTACATGAAAACGACCTTGAGATGAAAACGAGTAAGGCGGGACACGTGGTATCCTGTCTGAACATGGGGGGACCATCCTCCAAGGCTAAATACTCCTGACTGACCGATAGTGAACCAGTACCGTGAGGGAAAGGCGAAAAGAACCCCTGTGAGGGGAGTGAAATAGAACCTGAAACCGTGTACGTACAAGCAGTGGGAGCACCTTCGTGGTGTGACTGCGTACCTTTTGTATAATGGGTCAGCGACTTACATTCTGTAGCAAGGTTAACCGAATAGGGGAGCCGTAGGGAAACCGAGTCTTAACTGGGCGATTAGTTGCAGGGTGTAGACCCGAAACCGAGTGATCTAGCCATGGGCAGGTTGAAGGTGCCGTAACAGGTACTGGAGGACCGAACCCACTAATGTTGCAAAATTAGGGGATGACCTGTGGCTAGGGGTGAAAGGCCAATCAAACTCGGAGATATCTGGTTCTCCCCGAAAGCTATTTAGGTAGCGCCTCGGACGAATACTACTGGGGGTAGAGCACTGTTTCGACTAGGGGGTCATCCCGACTTACCAACTCGATGCAAACTCCGAATACCAGTAAGTACTATCCGGGAGACACACGGCGGGTGCTAACGTCCGTCGTGAAGAGGGAAACAACCCAGACCGCCAGCTAAGGTCCCAAAGTACTAGTTAAGTGGGAAACGATGTGGGAAGGCTTAGACAGCTAGGATGTTGGCTTAGAAGCAGCCATCATTTAAAGAAAGCGTAATAGCTCACTAGTCGAGTCGGCCTGCGCGGAAGATGTAACGGGGCTAAACTAGTCACCGAAGCTGCGGATTTGCCGTAAGGCAAGTGGTAGGGGAGCGTTCTGTAAGTCTGTGAAGGTGTGTGGTAACGCATGCTGGAGATATCAGAAGTGCGAATGCTGACGTGAGTAACGTTAAAGGGAGTGAAAGACTCCCTCGCCGGAAGACCAAGGGTTCCTGTCCAACGTTAATCGGGGCAGGGTGAGTCGACCCCTAAGGCGAGGCTGAAAGGCGTAGTCGATGGGAAGCGGGTTAATATTCCTGCACTTTTTGTAACTGCGATGAGGGGACGGAGAAGGCTAAGTAAGCCAGCGGTTGGTAGTGCTGGTGAAAGGTGGTAGGGATGTACGGTAGGCAAATCCGCTGTACTTTATTCCGAGAGCCGAGACGAAGTGACTACGGTCATGAAGTTACTGATGCCACGCTTCCAGGAAAAGCCTCTAAGCTTCAGGTTACAAAGAATCGTACCCCAAACCAACACTGGTGGTCAGGTAGAGAATACCAAGGCGCTTGAGAGAACTCGGGTGAAGGAACTAGGCAAAATAGTACCGTAACTTCGGGAGAAGGTACGCTGTTGCTGGTGAAGGAATTTACTTCTGGAGCTAGTGGCAGCCGCAGTGACCAGGTGGCTGGGACTGTTTAACAAAAACACAGCACTCTGCAAACACGAAAGTGGACGTATAGGGTGTGACACCTGCCCGGTGCCGGAAGGTTAATTGATGGGGTTAGCGCAAGCGAAGCTCTTGATCGAAGCCCCGGTAAACGGCGGCCGTAACTATAACGGTCCTAAGGTAGCGAAATTCCTTGTCGGGTAAGTTCCGACCTGCACGAATGGTGTAACCATGGCCACGCTGTCTCCACCCGAGACTCAGTGAAATCGAATTCGCCGTGAAGATGCGGTGTACCCGCGGCTAGACGGAAAGACCCCGTGAACCTTTACTATAGCTTGACACTGAACATTGAACCTACCTGTGTAGGATAGGTGGGAGGCTTTGAAGTGATGACGCTAGTTGTCATGGAGCCGTCCTTGAAATACCACCCTGGTATGTTTGATGTTCTAACCTCAACCCGTTATCCGGGTCAGGGACAGTGTCTGGTGGGTAGTTTGACTGGGGCGGTCTCCTCCCAAAGAGTAACGGAGGAGCACGAAGGTGGGCTAATCACGGTCGGACATCGTGAGGTTAGTGCAATGGCATAAGCCCGCTTAACTGCGAGACGGACAGGTCGAGCAGGTGCGAAAGCAGGTCATAGTGATCCGGTGGTTCTGAATGGAAGGGCCATCGCTCAACGGATAAAAGGTACTCCGGGGATAACAGGCTGATACCGCCCAAGAGTTCATATCGACGGCGGTGTTTGGCACCTCGATGTCGGCTCATCACATCCTGGGGCTGAAGTTGGTCCCAAGGGTATGGCTGTTCGCCATTTAAAGTGGTACGCGAGCTGGGTTCAGAACGTCGTGAGACAGTTCGGTCCCTATCTGCCGTGGGCGTTGGATGATTGAGTGGGGTTGCTCCTAGTACGAGAGGACCGGAGTGAACGAACCGCTGGTGTTCGGGTTGTCATGCCAATGGCACTGCCCGGTAGCTAAGTTCGGAAAAGATAACCGCTGAAAGCATCTAAGCGGGAAACTTGCCACGAGATGAGTCATCCCTAGGACTATAAGTCCTCTGAAGGGCCGTTGAAGACTACGACGTTGATAGGTGAGGTGTGTAAGTGTAGTGATACATTGAGCTAACTCATACTAATGACCCGAGAGGCTTAACCATACAACACCCAAGTAGTTTTGAAGCGCTTGTTTGATTGATGAACTGATAGACAAACTGACTAGAGATAGTTGGACAGCTTTCCAAGACTTATTGCTGAGAGAGATAACACAAGCAGCGATAAGTAAACCGAATATGCCTGGCGGCAATAGCGCGATGGAACCACCTGTACCCATGCCGAACACAGAAGTGAAACGTTGTAGCGCCGATGGTAGTGTGGCATTCGCCATGTGAGAGTAGGACACTGCCAGGCTCCTAATTGATGTGAAGACCTTGACTGGGTGACAACGGTTGAGCGAGCATAGGAAGAAAAGTGCGGAGTGGTAGTTCAGTCGGTTAGAATACCGGCCTGTCACGCCGGGGGTCGCGGGTTCGAGTCCCGTCCACTCCGCCAATAATTTGAAAAGCCCTGAGCTAATGCTCAGGGCTTTTTGTTTTTATTAACTTTACTAATCAACGATATCATTCACTATTAATTACGATCATCGATGTAAAATTTGCGTTATCTCATTGAACGTACTGCCATAGTGGCTATGATCTGCCGCTAGTATTCGATATTGATGGATAAACAGGGTTTCGAAAACATGAAGTTTGTTATTTTTGCTCTAGGTTTGTTATTTGGTGTTGCAGCAAACGCAACGATAATGCCTAAAGCCGATCTTGTTGTAGTAAAAAAATCGCAATATAGCCTGACCTTGTATTCAAAGGGTGTCGCTTTGAAACGTTACTGGGTGGCGCTGGGTCCAAATCCGAAAGGTGCAAAGGTACGAGAAGGTGATTATAAAACACCCGAAGGTCGCTATTTGCTCGATTATAAAAAGACAGATTCGAATTATTATAAGGCATTTCATATATCTTATCCTAGCGTGGCAGATATGAAACGAGCCCAACAAATGGGCGTTAACCCTGGTAGTCAGGTTTTATTACATGGGCAACGTAAGGGGTCGATAATGAGCGACCAAACCTTACAGCGTTCTAACTGGACTAATGGTTGTATTGCGTTGATAAATGCTGATATGGATGAGTTGTGGGACTCTATAGAGCCAGGAACTCCAATTGAAATCCGCCCATGATTGCTATTTTTTAAAGCCGGTATTTCCGGCTTTTTTCATTCTGCTGTCACAGTTTGTTGCAAATAAATTTGTTTTCGACACAGATTTACAATATCTCTTCGCTAATTTATTGGTGTTCAATCAATTGGAGACAGCTCAATGAACGTGATGGTAACCGCCTTAGTTGCAACAATATTATGCGCACCAGTGTATGCGACAGAGGTTGTTCAGGGCAATTCTGCACCGGCAAAAGCTGACAATTTATTTACCAAAGCAGATAAAAATCATGACGGAAAATTAGACCGGGCTGAATTTGACACCTTTAAGCAGCTACAAGAAGATCGTCTGATTCAACAGATCAAACAGCGTATGGACAAAATGCAGTTCTCTATGTTTGATAAGGATGGCGACAATGGGATCACGCAGGATGAGTTAAAAGCAGCTCGTCTCGAAGCCCGGCAAAAAATGATGCAAAATTTGCGTGACCGTCAGCTGCAAATCAAACCTGTTGCTGTTGCTCCGGTTTCAGCTGCGGAACCTACGAAAAAATGAAGTTTATAAAACAGAGCCCCGGAAAGGGGCTTTGTTTTAGGTGCTATTTCTCTTCTTGTAACCAAATGGCTGCTTGTTTGGCAAAATAAGTCAGTATGCCGTCAGCCCCAGCGCGTTTGAAACAAAGTAGAGATTCCATAATACATTCACGCTCTTTCAGCCAGCCATTCTGGATGGCCGCCATATGCATAGCGTATTCCCCACTGACCTGATAGGCGAATGTAGGAACTGCAAATTGTTGCTTAACCCGGTAGACGATATCAAGGTAAGGCATACCAGGTTTCACCATCACCATGTCAGCACCTTCCTGAATATCGAGACCGACTTCCTGTATGGCTTCGTTACTGTTGGCTGGGTCCATCTGGTAGGTATTCTTATTACTTTTGCCCAGATTAGCGGAAGAGCCGACGGCATCACGGAATGGGCCATAATAGTTGGATGCGTATTTTGCAGAATAGGCCATGATCTGTGTGTTGATGAGATTACGTTGTTCTAACGCAGCACGAATAGCCTTGATGCGGCCATCCATCATATCTGAGGGGGCGACGACATCTGCACCGGCCTGAGCATGACAGAGTGCCTGACGAACCAGAATATCAGTAGTCAGATCATTCAGGACATAACCTTCGTCGTCAATAATGCCATCTTGACCATGTATCGTATAAGGATCAAGAGCAACGTCCGTGATCACACCGAGTTCAGGAAAATGCTCTTTCAGCGCGCGGACTACCCGCGGAACTAATCCATCATCGTTATACGCTTCTTCCGCTAACAGGCTTTTTTGCTCGGCTGGAATGACCGGGAATAATGCAATGGCTGGAATGCCTAACTGAACCAATTCTTCTGCTTCTTTGAGCAAGAGATCAAGAGACAAACGCTCAATACCGGGCATGCTGCTGATGCTTTCTCTACGGTTTTCGCCATCCAATACAAACATTGGATAGATGAGATCATCCACACTCAATCGATTTTCACGTACTAAACGGCGACTGAATTCATGTTTGCGGACGCGACGTGGACGACGAAGTGGAAAAGATGATGATATAAATTGCGGCATGAGAACTCCTGTTGCAGAGGGTTTAGCGGCGGGAAATCTTCCACCAGCCGTTAAGCCAGCAAATAACGCTAATGGTTAAGCCAGCCGTTGCTAACTGTTCATGAGTGGGTAATAAAATAATGCTGCCCAGCAACAATGCGGCTCCGGTGCCCAGCAGATACCGGGATTGAGCGTGACGTCGATGTTGCTGATGATATTGCTGATACAGCCCTTTCACCATATGTTGCTGATGCTGAACTTGTGTCAGGGTATCGTAAATCAGATCGGGCATATCAGGTAATTTTTCAGCCCAGAACGGCGCTTTCTCTTTAATCGCTCGCCATGCAGCTTGTGGCCCAATTTGCTGGCGCATCCAGTGTTCCAGAAATGGCTTGGCGGTTTGCCACAGATCTAATTGTGGATAAAGCTGACGGCCTAATCCTTCAATATAAAGCAGTGTTTTTTGCAGTAACACTAACTGTGGTTGCACCTGCATATTGAAACGACGTGCGGTATTGAACAAATTCAGCAATACATGGCCAAATGAAATTTCCGCCAGTGGTTTAGCAAAAATCGGTTCCAGCACTGTTCGCAGTGCGGATTCAAATTCCTCTACTTTCGTTTCTGGCGGCACCCAGCCCGATTTAACATGCAATTCAGCGACCTTTCGGTAATCGCGATTAAAGAAGGCAAGGAAATTTTCGGCCAGATAACGCTTATCCTGACGATTTAAGGTGCCAACGATGCCGCAATCAATACCGATCCATTGTGGATCGTGGGGATGCTCATAAGCAACGAAGACATTACCGGGGTGCATATCGGCGTGGAAAAAACTGTCGCGGAAAACCTGAGTAAAAAAGACTTCCACCCCGCGTTCTGCCAGTAGTTTCAGGTCAGTACCATTCGCTTCAAGCGCAATTCGATCTGAGACAGGAATACCGTAGATCCGCTCCATCACTAGCACATTTTCCCGACAATGGTCCGGGTAAACATGTGGCACATACAAAAGTGGCGAGTTTTCAAAATTGCGTCGCAGCTGGATGGTATTAGCGGCTTCACTCATCAGATTGAGTTCATCTAATAAGGTGCGGCGGTATTCTTCTACGACTTCTACCGGGCGTAATCGGTTGTTGGGCAGTAGCCGAGTGATGATCCGGGCGCATAAACGCATTAAGCGGATATCATCGTTAATAATGGGTTTGATGTCCGGGCGGATTACTTTAATGACGACGTCGGCATTATTCTCTTTCAGACGCGCAGTATGCACCTGCGCGACAGACGCTGAGGCGAGCGGAATGGGGTCGAATTCAGAAAATAATTCTTCAATTGGATGCCCTAACGCGCGTTCAATCAGTTTACGAGCTAGCTCTCCGTCAAAAGGGGCAACGCGATCTTGTAGCTGAGCTAACTCTTCTGCTAAATCGGGCGGTAATAAGTCCCGCCGGGTCGATAACATCTGGCCAAATTTGATAAAGACTGGGCCGAGTGTTTCGAAGGCATGGCGCAGACGTTGGCCGCGTGATTGTGTTGGATAGCGATTACGCAACCAGAATAACGAACGACGCAACAATCGTACTGGCCATGGCTGCCACTGGCGCGGAACCAGCTCATCGAGGCCGTGGCGTAATAGTTCACTGCCAATAGTATAAAAGCGTCGCCATTCGCTAAAAATCATTGTGCACTCCGCTGAAACAATTGCTCGGCGCGTTGCAGCAGTTGTTCACTGTCATGTACCAATGCGCCAACATCATCGCAAAAAGCGGCCAGTTGTAATGGTCCTGGGGCCAGTTGCCACTCTTCGGTAATGGCTTCGCGTAGATCTTGCTGACTTAGTTGCCATTGTTGAGCGGCGCATTTTTGTATTTTCTTGGCACCACGGAATAGCCAGTGAGCTAATACATCGCCAGTATAAGCAGAAAGCTGTTCTTCCCAGTCGATCTGTAATTCACTGAATAAATGGCTAAAAGCATGAAACAAGGCTGGGTCACCTTGTAGATCAAGGCGTTCTTCGCGGATATAACGGCTCAGATTTTCCGGTTGGCGTAAGACTTGTAAGCCCTGCCATTTTAAATTGAGACTGGCATGCGCTGGGTGTTCATAAGCGGCTAAAACATCGACCTGATGGGGTGAAAACATCAGCCAGATTGCGGGAATACCTTGCAACTCCAGTTTCAGCACTTTGCCGTGCAGTGGTTTGCTGCGATCACGAGAGTGAGGATCGAGCGACAATAGCTGGTTCAATCCGGTTTCGAGCAAAGCGCCCAGTGCGGTGCTCAAAGGTGACAGCGTCATGCAGTTATTTCCGTGATCTTTTTAGAATTTGAAGCCGCGGTGCAAAGCCACTACACCTTGGGTCAGGTTGTGATAGGTCACCTGTTCAAAACCGACTGTTTCCATCATGGCTTTCAGTGTTTCCTGATCAGGATGCATGCGGATCGACTCTGCCAGATATTGGTAACTGTCACTGTCTTTCGCGACCAGTTGTCCCATTTTCGGCAGTACCTTAAATGAGTAGAAGTCATATAATTTGGACATGACGACATTGGTCGGTTTGGAAAACTCTAACACTAACAAACGTCCGCCTGGTTTCAGTGCGCGATACATCGAAGCCAGCGCCTGATCTTTGTGCGTTACATTACGCAGGCCAAAACCGATGGTGATCAGATCAAAATAATTATCCGGGAAGGGAAGTGCTTCTGCATTGGCTTGCACATAACGGATATTATTCACCAGACCTTTGTTGCGCAGTTTTTCACGGCCAACTTTCAGCATGGAATCGTTAATATCGGCCAGCACCACTTCACCGCTGTCACCGACTAAACGGGAGAATTTAGCCGTTAGATCACCCGTTCCACCGGCTAGATCTAAGATCTTTTGCCCCGGACGGACACCAGCACAATCAATGGTAAAGCGTTTCCAGAGACGATGAATGCCAAATGACATCAGGTCATTCATCAGGTCATATTTCTCTGCCACAGAATGAAAAACATCCGCAACCAGATGTTCTTTTTCAGTTTCTGCAACGGTCTTGAAGCCGAAATGAGTGTTGTCCGACATGTGCAACGATTCCTTATGCCAATTACCTGCACAGTGTAACGTAATTTTAACCCGACTTCAGAAGCGATTTATTATCTGATGTGGGTATAAATAAAGAGAGCGCGAGATCGGATGAAGGGATAAACCATAAACTGCAGATATTAAAAGGGGCCCGATGGATGGGCCCCTGATCTAAGCTTAATCAATGAACTATTTAACGTTTAAACCAATTAACATTTAACAAAGTAACATTTTTACGAACAACATTGTAACGTTTAACCAATCAACACATTTTACATTTACGCTGAACAATTAACGCTTTTACATTTACTTTGAACATTAACTCTTTTAACCGTTTAACATGAACTCGTAACACTGGACTACTATTAAAAGATTACTCAGGGTGCTGCCTCCTTAGTTAGGAAGAGCCGTCTTCACTGGTTGTGATGCTATCCGGTATTGCCCGACAGCCAACTTAAGCAAAGCGCTCCCAGATTGTCTTTCTGATCTTTTCTTGTTGCTGCGCATGGCATCATCATGTGTCCTGACCGGGTCTGGCATTAAAGCCTGCTCACCGAGGTCGTTTGCAACAGAACAAAAATTGATCTCCCAGTCGGTCAACAAGTTGGCGTTTCATTATTGATTCGCTTCGTCATCCTTCCGGGTGCGAAGTTGAATCCTGTCGCCCGAGAAGCTTGCTGATCGCTTAACTTAATCATGGTACTGACTTGTCAGTTCTGCAAGAAAGAACATTCAATTTTATTATAAGTTTGATGTCTGGCTTGTTTCAGCAATCTTTCGCTGTATAATCCCGCGCCTTGCTATAGCCAGCTGCCATTTTGTGTGCAGAATGGTGAGTTAACTGCAAGCGAACATGGGTTCCCTCACCCCATCTTTTATCCAAAAAGGAAACAATATGCTATTTACCGAAAACCAGTCACGGCAGGCGCTGTGGCGTTTATCGCTGTTCCACATCCTGATCATTGCCTCCAGTAACTATCTGGTGCAATTGCCAATCGAAATTTTGGGTGTTCATACCACCTGGGGCGCATTTAGCTTCCCGTTTATTTTTCTGGCAACGGATCTTACTGTGCGGATTTTTGGCTCATTATTGGCACGTCGTATTATTTTATGTGCGATGTTACCGGCCTTGCTGCTCTCATATTTATTATCGGTGTTGTTTAATGCCGGTGAATTTCAGGGGCTGGCGCAAATTGCCCAGTTTAATTTGTTTGTGGCGCGTATTGCCTGTGCCAGTTTCATGGCTTATTTGCTCGGGCAGATTCTGGATATCTCGGTATTCAGTAAATTGCGGCAATTACCGCAATGGTGGATAGCACCAGTGGCTTCGACCATCATCGGTAATATGCTGGATACCGTGGCATTTTTTGGTATCGCGTTCTATAAAAGCCCAGATCCATTTATGGCGGCGCACTGGGTGGAAATTGCAGCGGTAGATTATGCCGTGAAACTGTTGATCAGTATTGGCTTGTTCGTGCCGGCATATGGCGTGTTGCTGCGTTATCTGACCCGTAAATTATTCGGGCAGACCACAGTAAACTGGCAAACTGTCTGAACTGATTGATGCCAAAGATCAAGCATTTTTGGCATCATTTATGCGTTTTTTTGGATCTGCAATTCTTTTTTCCACATTGACATAAATCATGTTTCTTGTTAATTCAGATCTCGATCTTTTTTAACTATATGAAATTAATGTATTTTTATTTTGTATTTAGAAGTTTTACACATTACCTAACAGGTTCTGCCAATTTCTTCAACAAACTTATCCACAATTTAAATTAGTTATCCACAGATTCCTGCGATGGAGCTGAATAGCTAGCTGTGGCATGCTAGTGCGATGACCTTTCCTAAGATCGAAATATAATGACTCAGACCCCTCCGTTGATTCTGATTGATGGATCATCCTATCTTTACCGGGCTTTTTTTGCTTCTCAGCAAGCGGA of the uncultured Tolumonas sp. genome contains:
- a CDS encoding 7-cyano-7-deazaguanine/7-aminomethyl-7-deazaguanine transporter; translated protein: MLFTENQSRQALWRLSLFHILIIASSNYLVQLPIEILGVHTTWGAFSFPFIFLATDLTVRIFGSLLARRIILCAMLPALLLSYLLSVLFNAGEFQGLAQIAQFNLFVARIACASFMAYLLGQILDISVFSKLRQLPQWWIAPVASTIIGNMLDTVAFFGIAFYKSPDPFMAAHWVEIAAVDYAVKLLISIGLFVPAYGVLLRYLTRKLFGQTTVNWQTV
- the ubiE gene encoding bifunctional demethylmenaquinone methyltransferase/2-methoxy-6-polyprenyl-1,4-benzoquinol methylase UbiE yields the protein MHMSDNTHFGFKTVAETEKEHLVADVFHSVAEKYDLMNDLMSFGIHRLWKRFTIDCAGVRPGQKILDLAGGTGDLTAKFSRLVGDSGEVVLADINDSMLKVGREKLRNKGLVNNIRYVQANAEALPFPDNYFDLITIGFGLRNVTHKDQALASMYRALKPGGRLLVLEFSKPTNVVMSKLYDFYSFKVLPKMGQLVAKDSDSYQYLAESIRMHPDQETLKAMMETVGFEQVTYHNLTQGVVALHRGFKF
- a CDS encoding SCP2 sterol-binding domain-containing protein, with product MTLSPLSTALGALLETGLNQLLSLDPHSRDRSKPLHGKVLKLELQGIPAIWLMFSPHQVDVLAAYEHPAHASLNLKWQGLQVLRQPENLSRYIREERLDLQGDPALFHAFSHLFSELQIDWEEQLSAYTGDVLAHWLFRGAKKIQKCAAQQWQLSQQDLREAITEEWQLAPGPLQLAAFCDDVGALVHDSEQLLQRAEQLFQRSAQ
- the ubiB gene encoding ubiquinone biosynthesis regulatory protein kinase UbiB, with translation MIFSEWRRFYTIGSELLRHGLDELVPRQWQPWPVRLLRRSLFWLRNRYPTQSRGQRLRHAFETLGPVFIKFGQMLSTRRDLLPPDLAEELAQLQDRVAPFDGELARKLIERALGHPIEELFSEFDPIPLASASVAQVHTARLKENNADVVIKVIRPDIKPIINDDIRLMRLCARIITRLLPNNRLRPVEVVEEYRRTLLDELNLMSEAANTIQLRRNFENSPLLYVPHVYPDHCRENVLVMERIYGIPVSDRIALEANGTDLKLLAERGVEVFFTQVFRDSFFHADMHPGNVFVAYEHPHDPQWIGIDCGIVGTLNRQDKRYLAENFLAFFNRDYRKVAELHVKSGWVPPETKVEEFESALRTVLEPIFAKPLAEISFGHVLLNLFNTARRFNMQVQPQLVLLQKTLLYIEGLGRQLYPQLDLWQTAKPFLEHWMRQQIGPQAAWRAIKEKAPFWAEKLPDMPDLIYDTLTQVQHQQHMVKGLYQQYHQQHRRHAQSRYLLGTGAALLLGSIILLPTHEQLATAGLTISVICWLNGWWKISRR
- the hemB gene encoding porphobilinogen synthase, whose amino-acid sequence is MPQFISSSFPLRRPRRVRKHEFSRRLVRENRLSVDDLIYPMFVLDGENRRESISSMPGIERLSLDLLLKEAEELVQLGIPAIALFPVIPAEQKSLLAEEAYNDDGLVPRVVRALKEHFPELGVITDVALDPYTIHGQDGIIDDEGYVLNDLTTDILVRQALCHAQAGADVVAPSDMMDGRIKAIRAALEQRNLINTQIMAYSAKYASNYYGPFRDAVGSSANLGKSNKNTYQMDPANSNEAIQEVGLDIQEGADMVMVKPGMPYLDIVYRVKQQFAVPTFAYQVSGEYAMHMAAIQNGWLKERECIMESLLCFKRAGADGILTYFAKQAAIWLQEEK
- a CDS encoding L,D-transpeptidase family protein, yielding MKFVIFALGLLFGVAANATIMPKADLVVVKKSQYSLTLYSKGVALKRYWVALGPNPKGAKVREGDYKTPEGRYLLDYKKTDSNYYKAFHISYPSVADMKRAQQMGVNPGSQVLLHGQRKGSIMSDQTLQRSNWTNGCIALINADMDELWDSIEPGTPIEIRP